Below is a window of Nostoc sp. KVJ3 DNA.
TTTTGTCTGACTGATTAGGCTCGTTCATTAGTTCACTTGTCTCAATCAAGTTTGTATTGTATGTAGTTATCAGCATTAATTTCAAATTTATGCAAGTAGGCAAAAGTATTCGTCGAGACATTGGTTTGAAGGACAGAGACGAAATGATTAAGAAGTAAAAAGATAATCCCCATAAATAAATTGAGCGGAAGAGATTCTTTTTGCTGAAAGTCTATCGCCAGGTTGGTATCACGTTTTGAAACTCAAAACTATGCTTTGGTTTGTGAATTTGAGTGTTGACGAAATAAGCCTGTCATACTCAAACCAGTAATCAACAAACCAATTAATCCCAAACCGTTTAAAATTGGATATTTTTTTTCTAAATGGATGATTTCTAAGGTATGAATTTGCAGAATAAATTGACCTAGTTTTCGTTGGTGAAACCATTCATGGACACCAGTAAAACACATACCTGTTAGCACAGTCACAAACAAGGGCAGACATAGAATAATGGCAATCTGACGATGATATTTGCGAAAAGCTCGGTTCATAAATAATTTCTAGTTAAGTCGCTTGAAATTCTAGCATTAAAGATGCCCAAATTTGAAATAAAGCTTGTTTGTTCTTGATTTTCTACACTCCAATACCTGCCAATACTTGTCTGTCGGGTTTTTGGGAAAAGGGGAAAGGGGAAAGGGGAAAGAAAAAACCTTTACCCTTTAACCTTTACCCTTTAACCCTTTAACCTTTACCCTTTAACCTTTACCCAAAAACCAATTCCCAATTCC
It encodes the following:
- a CDS encoding peptidase — its product is MNRAFRKYHRQIAIILCLPLFVTVLTGMCFTGVHEWFHQRKLGQFILQIHTLEIIHLEKKYPILNGLGLIGLLITGLSMTGLFRQHSNSQTKA